One stretch of Mobula birostris isolate sMobBir1 chromosome 5, sMobBir1.hap1, whole genome shotgun sequence DNA includes these proteins:
- the LOC140198321 gene encoding nuclear factor 7, ovary-like has translation MESDLFAQELVCAICLELFTDPVTLRCGHTFCRLCVTRCWGDRRSSSCPVCRRAVPARDLRGSRALRNLAERARDSDRRAGGCAGTGRPLDIDSPGRRRPCAVCAADPEQRAPGPGPRSQQQEGTLASAIYSLKKARAASLENIKEQEQNILKVKEQTQSLHIHIRSEFAELYQLLAEREQHLLRALRHHEQQLLDKMGRNLCALSQDLESIDRRLLEMEQQASGPFLPPEESTSFRSRPERCGSQPVLAVQLPLGVFRGPLQYAAWKGMLDHLSPALSTFTLDPDSAHRRLLLSEDLRAVSHGDGSLPPAAPGPRRFHPYVCVLAAQGLASGRHYWEVEVGGKPKWDVGLVCESVDRAGREPPSPSAGYWIVWLRNGHEYWALTEPRTRLSPRRSPRTVGVYLDYEGGQVSFYDTDGMAHLHTFTDTFTETLYPYFSPGLNDGGRNSEPLRIRWL, from the exons ATGGAGTCGGATCTGTTCGCCCAGGAGCTGGTCTGCGCCATCTGCCTGGAGCTTTTCACCGACCCGGTCACGCTGCGGTGCGGCCACACGTTTTGCCGCCTCTGCGTCACCCGGTGCTGGGGCGATCGGCGCTCCAGCTCCTGCCCCGTGTGCCGGCGGGCGGTCCCAGCCAGGGACCTGCGGGGCAGCCGGGCGCTGCGGAACCTGGCGGAGAGAGCCCGCGACTCGGACCGGAGGGCCGGCGGGTGCGCGGGAACGGGGCGGCCGCTGGACATCGACAGCCCGGGGCGGAGGCGGCCGTGTGCCGTGTGCGCAGCGGATCCGGAACAGAGGGCGCCTGGGCCGGGCCCCAGGAGCCAGCAGCAGGAG GGCACTCTTGCCTCGGCCATCTATTCCCTAAAGAAGGCACGAGCTGCCAGCCTGGAGAATATAAAGGAGCAGGAGCAGAACATCTTGAAAGTTAAA GAACAGACTCAGAGTCTCCACATCCACATCAGGTCCGAGTTTGCAGAGCTATACCAGCTCCTCGCTGAGAGGGAGCAGCATCTGCTCCGCGCCCTGAGGCACCACGAACAGCAGCTTCTTGACAAGATGGGGAGGAACCTCTGCGCCCTCTCCCAGGACCTGGAATCGATCGACCGACGGCTgctggagatggagcagcaggccaGTGGGCCATTCCTGCCTCCAGAG GAGAGCACGTCATTCCGCAGCAG GCCGGAGCGATGCGGGAGCCAGCCGGTGCTGGCCGTGCAGCTGCCCTTGGGGGTCTTCAGGGGACCCTTGCAGTACGCGGCTTGGAAAGGGATGCTGGATCACCTCAGCCCAG CTCTCAGCACCTTCACCCTCGATCCGGACAGCGCTCATCGCCGCCTCCTGCTCTCCGAGGATCTGAGAGCGGTCAGTCACGGTGATGGCAGCCTGCCCCCGGCAGCGCCCGGCCCACGCCGCTTCCACCCCTACGTGTGCGTGCTGGCAGCACAGGGCCTCGCCTCAGGCAGGCACTACTGGGAGGTGGAAGTGGGCGGCAAGCCCAAGTGGGACGTGGGCTTGGTGTGCGAGTCTGTTGACCGGGCGGGGCGGGAGCCGCCGTCCCCCAGTGCTGGCTACTGGATAGTGTGGCTGCGGAACGGCCACGAGTACTGGGCGCTGACCGAGCCCCGCACCCGACTCAGCCCCCGGAGGTCGCCCCGCACGGTGGGCGTCTACCTAGActacgagggcgggcaggtgtcgtTCTATGACACGGATGGGATGGCCCACCTCCATACCTTCACTGATACCTTCACCGAGACCCTCTACCCCTACTTCAGCCCAGGCCTCAATGACGGAGGGAGGAACTCCGAGCCCTTGCGCATTCGCTGGCTGTGA